The sequence below is a genomic window from Proteus vulgaris.
TTTACTGTGTGATGTGATTGGTCGCCTTATTCGCTACCCATTTGAAATTCCTGCCAGCGTTATTTTAGGGGCTGTGGGTGCCATTATTTTCCTTTTCTTACTACTAAAGCAGCAACGTTATGCAAAAAGTTAATTCATCCATAATTAGCAAATGTACTGGCGCTGTCGAACATAAGAAAATGCGCCTCTCTCCCATGTCTCGTATCTGGTTATTATTAGGGGCATCGTTATTATCTATTGTGTTATTTATGACGATAAACCTAAACGGCAATATCTCTTATATTCTGACTCACCGCGCTTACATTATTCTCACCATGATTGTGGTGGCATTTGCTGCGGGTGTTTCCACAATATTGTTCCAAACTATCGCGAATAACCGTATTCTGACACCTTCACTTATGGGGTTAGAAGCCCTATTTGTGTTACTACAAACCGTGTTTGTCTTCTTTGAAGGCGATATGCCTGCATCGTGGATGCTGAACCTATCAAAGTTCTTCTTAGAATCGACATTGCTCGTGCTATTTTCGGTTGTACTTTATCGTTGGTTGTTTAGCTCAGTACGCTTTAACATTAATTTAGTCCTGATGATTGGGATTATCTTAGGGACTCTATTTCGCAGTTCCGCCACATTATTACAACGCTTGATGGATCCTAATGAGTTTTCCATCTTACAAGGTCGCATGTTTGCCACTTTCACCCGCGCTACGCCTGATCTTATCTTTTGTGCTTTAGCGATTATTGTGGTTGTTGGTGTTTTACTTTGGCGTATGCGTTATAGCTTTGATGTGATGGCATTAGGGCAAGCAAATGCCATTAACCTTGGTATTAATTACCGCAAGCAGACCACTTATATCCTGTTGCTGATTTCCGTTTTAGTTGCGGTTTCTACCGCTTTAGTTGGTCCGTTAACCTTCTTGGGTTTAATTGTGGCTAACCTTGCTTATCATATCAGTGGCAGCAGCCAGCACCGTTTCTTGATGCCTGTCGCCTTCCTACTAGGTACTATCGCCTTAATCGGTGGGCAACTGGTTTTAGAGTATGGCTTAAAAATGACAGGTACACTTTCTGTTGTGATTGAGTTTGTTGGTGGAATGTTCTTTATTTATTTGGTGTTAAGAAGACTTTAATATGATTGAAATCAGCAAAATATCAAAACGTTATCAAGACACAACCGTTCTCGATAATATAACAACAACAATTCAACGTGGCGGTATTACTTCGATCATTGGCCCTAATGGCGCGGGTAAATCCACACTACTTTCTGTTATTGGACGTTTATTACTTCCTGAAAGTGGCATGGTAAGCGTTAACGGCATGGATGTTGCTGCAACTGATAGCGATGTTCTTGCTAAAAATCTCTCAATACTGCGCCAAGAAAACCAGTTTGTTAGTCGTTTAACCGTAGAAGAATTAGTCGGCTTTGGGCGTTATCCTTACAGTAAAGGGCGTTTAACGCTCGACGATAAAAAAGTGATTGATGAGTCACTTGCCTTTTTAAATCTGACTGAATTTCGTCATCGCTATCTCGATGAATTATCGGGTGGGCAACGTCAGCGTACCTATGTTGCAATGGTACTATGCCAAGATACTGAATATGTCATGCTTGATGAACCGCTTAATAATCTTGATATGAAACACGCGGTAATAATGATGAAACTTCTGCGAAAAGCCGCAGATGAATTAGGAAAAACGATTATTATCGTTATTCATGATATCAATTTTGCCTCTGTTTACTCTGACTATATTTTAGCCATGCGTAACGGACAACTGTATTATCACGGTTCACCCAAAGAGATCATGAAAGCGGATATTATCGAAGATATTTTCGACACACCCGTTGACGTTAAAGAGCTCGATAATAAGCTAATTGCTATGTATTACTAATGCCATTTAGCCAATTATCTTCAATAAAAAGCATGTTGTTCTTCTCATTAACAGCGTGCTTTTTTATTGCCTTTTCCCTTGCTGAAGTAACTCTGAATCAATATCTTCAAAGATAGATTGCCATTCATTATCATCAATATCCATTAATCCAAAATAACGCAATAAAAAGGTGCCTTCTGTCGCTAAAAATGCCAATCGTGCACGTTTTCCAGCTTCTGTTGTTGTATCTACACCTGCTAATCGCTGTTGATACCACTCTTTGGTACTTTGTAGATATTCGGGAGTTTGTAGCAACGCCGCCATCAAACTAGCGCCTTTGGCAAAAGAGACTTTATCGTGATGATGTGTGGCATGGATATGTGCAGCGACACGATTGTCAGGGGAATTATCACTTTCAACTATCTTGTTAAATTGAGTTTCATAACTCTCTTCCCAGAAATCAAACATTGCATCAATCATCGCCTCTTTACTGCTAAAACAGTATTGAACGCCCCCTTTTGAGATCCCCATTTTTTTTGCAACAGTATCAATCGTTAACGCTGCCGCGCCTTGCTCCATCACAATATCGAAGATAGCTTCTAGCAGTTTTTCTCTATCAATAGTTCTTTGACGTCCCATAAAAAAACCTCTTTTCAATACGGTCGTATGGATTTATATTATAGCCGCTAGTAAAAATAATACACATAAAAATAACTGAGATTTCTATGATAAAAGATTATAAACGTTGGATAGTATTACTTTTGGTATCTAGCATGCTGTTTCTTATTGTTGTTGATGTAACAGTGCTTTATACCGCATTACCACGTTTAACTCATGATTTAAACGCAAGTGCATCAGAGAAACTTTGGATAATGAATGCTTATCCATTAATTGTTGCTGGATTATTACCCGCAGCAGGTATGCTCACAGATAGGATTGGTCATAAAACATTATTTATTAGTGGATTACCGCTATTTGCACTCGCTTCATTGTGCGCAGCATTTTCACCTTCGGCTACCGCTTTAATCGCTTCTCGGGGTTTTTTAGCTGTGGGCGCGGCAATGAGTATGCCAGCAACACTATCAATAGTGCGCCAAGTTTTTAGCGATCCACAAGAGCGTGCTATTGCTATCGGAATTTGGTCTGCTGTTGCCTCAGGCGGTGCGGCGTTAGGACCCTTAATTGGTGGTATTTTATTAAATAACTTTTGGTGGGGCTCCGTCTTTTTAATTAACGTTCCCATTGTTCTGTTTGTATTACCGTTTTCTTTTTGGCTTATCCCTAAGTTTTCAGGACATGGTGATCATAAAATTGATTATTTAAGCTCAGTACTGATTTTAGTGGGTTTGATCAGCGCCATTTATGCCTTAAAAGAGATAGGAAAACCTTATACACAGTGGAGTGAAGCCATGATTGCCACCGTGATTGCAGTGATCTTTCTCACTCTATTTACCTTACGTCAGCGTAAACAAACTCACCCAATGATTGATTTTGGGCTATTTAAAAACCGCTTTTTTAGTATTGGCATTTTAATGGCTGTGCTTTCTATGGTGATCATTGTAGGTATTGAATTACTGCTCAGCCAACGCTTACAGCTTGTCGCAGGTTTTACCCCACTTAATGCAGCGCTGGTGATTTTACCCATTCCTATTGGCTCCGTACTGGCTTCTCCATTGGCAGGTTATTTCTTGGTGCGTTTAGGCGAAATTCGCTTAATTATTGCCGGATTTATGCTGACTTTAGTGGGAAATCTGTGGCTAATTGCCGTTTATCAAACAACATCTCCAATGGTATTAATTGGTAGCTTATTCTTAATCGGCTTTGGCTTAGGTATTATTTTTACCACGGCATCGACGTCAATTATGTTGAGTGTGGCAGATAGACAAGCGGGAATGGCGGCATCAATTGAAGATGTAGCTTATGAGCTTGGTAGTGTGATTGGTGTGACATTTATGGGCAGTTTGATGAGTACGGTATACACCTTAAAACTGATGTTGCCCGATTCATTAACGGTTGATGATGCGGTATATGACAGTTTAGATGAAGCGTTGATTGTGGCAGAGAAATTACCCAATGACGTTGCTTCTCTTGTGATATCTCAAGCAAATTTAGCCTTTGAAAATGCCTTTTTCGTGGTATTAACCGCGACGGCAATTATTACCGCATTTAGCTTAGTGGCTCTGCCTTATTGCTTGCGTAATAAGGTACGAGAGTAAAATAGTTTTAATAATAACTATCTGCACATTTTTTGTAGAAATTAGAAAGTAAAAGGAGAGCTTACGCTCTCCTTTTCGGTATTTCTCTACGACAACAATTCTGTTGAAGGATTAGCCGCTGCCTAATCTACTGATATTTGCTCTTTACAAGCTGACCTCAGCCAGGTGCTTACGCGGGTCTCATCTGGATTTTGAGAGCGAGGAGACTCAAGCACACTCTGTGTCATCTTTATATCTTTTTATCTTGATATTATCAAGCCTTTGATTTTGCCGTTTCATTGAACTAAATAGACAAATAGCATGTATAACCGCATTAGGATATTGTTGTGCGATTATTTCTCTTGCTGTAATTAGTGTTGTTCCAGTCGCCATAAGATCATCAACAAGTAGTATTCTTATTCGTTTATAAGAGAGTGATAAGTGTTCATTTAAAATGAATGGTGGAAATATATCCCGATATTTCGTTGGAATTCCTTTTAGTGAAAAATTACCATTATTTCCAACCTCTTTTTCTTGTATTTTAATTTTAAATTCGAGGCTTTTAGCTTCTTTAACATTAACATTTGCACTATCAAGCAGTTGAAAAGCATTATTAACTGTAATTTTTCTTAGCGTATTAGTTAAATGTAACGCATTAAATTTTTTTGCCAACCGTTTTGCTATGATATAACTAATGTTATGAGCAGATGGTATTGATATTATTAATTGATATCCTTGTGATTCTAGCTTCATAATTTTAGTGCAAATTATTTCAAAACTATAATTAAGTTTTTTTATACTTGAAATATTTGTATATAAACCATTTTTTCCTTTTAATGCGTAAATTAAAGGACAGTTATCTCCCAAAAACCGCTGTTTTCTATTATGACTTTGTTTACCAGAAAGAAATTGTCGTTTAAAAACAGCATAAACTTTCAAGTCATTAGCATATTCAATGGTTGGATTTCCTTCTGGCTGGGTTATTAACCAATCAGAGCAATCATGTTTCACGATAACACACTGTTCTTTAATTATTAATCCCACAAATATATTCCATCTAAAAAGAGATGGCATTATAACAACGACAAGATAACAGGGCTATTTTATAAATAAAATATTTATTAAGAAGAATGATTTTACTTATTTAAATAAAATTAACTTCTAAATTAAAATAATAATATATCTATTTTTTAAAACTAATAACTTATCCGACTCATCCATTTTAAATTGAAATAATATAATTATTTTATTAAAACCTATCGATATCCAGTGCATCCATACTAAAGTGAGAAGGTGATTGTCCCATCTGTTTTTTAAACATCGTCGAGAATGAACCAGCGCTGTTATAACCCAAATCAAAGGCAATTTCGGTGATGCCGCGTCCCGATAAGATTTGTGTTAATGAATTCAATAAACAGACTTGTTGTCGCCATTGTGAAAATGACATTCCTGTTTGTTGGCGGAAAAAGCGGCTAAAAGAGCGCTCACTTTTATGTAATTTATCTGCCCACTGTTGCGGTAAAGAATCTATTTTTGGGTTACGAATAAAATCACGACATAATTTAGCTAATTTACTGTCTTGTGGAATAGGTGCAAAAAACGGTAACGGTTTTGCTTTCGCTAATTCACATAAGATTAACTGCATTAAAAGTCCATCTCGCCCTTTTTTATCATATTCTGCGGGCACATCTACGGCTTCAAGCAAGAGTTGGCGAAAAAGAGGGGAAACACTGACAACTTCACATTGTTTGCTATGACGAGGAGCAGCGGAAGGCTCGATATACAAGCTTCGAGTACTCACATCTAACATACGAGTTTCATGCC
It includes:
- a CDS encoding TetR/AcrR family transcriptional regulator, giving the protein MGRQRTIDREKLLEAIFDIVMEQGAAALTIDTVAKKMGISKGGVQYCFSSKEAMIDAMFDFWEESYETQFNKIVESDNSPDNRVAAHIHATHHHDKVSFAKGASLMAALLQTPEYLQSTKEWYQQRLAGVDTTTEAGKRARLAFLATEGTFLLRYFGLMDIDDNEWQSIFEDIDSELLQQGKRQ
- a CDS encoding ABC transporter ATP-binding protein is translated as MIEISKISKRYQDTTVLDNITTTIQRGGITSIIGPNGAGKSTLLSVIGRLLLPESGMVSVNGMDVAATDSDVLAKNLSILRQENQFVSRLTVEELVGFGRYPYSKGRLTLDDKKVIDESLAFLNLTEFRHRYLDELSGGQRQRTYVAMVLCQDTEYVMLDEPLNNLDMKHAVIMMKLLRKAADELGKTIIIVIHDINFASVYSDYILAMRNGQLYYHGSPKEIMKADIIEDIFDTPVDVKELDNKLIAMYY
- a CDS encoding iron chelate uptake ABC transporter family permease subunit, with the protein product MQKVNSSIISKCTGAVEHKKMRLSPMSRIWLLLGASLLSIVLFMTINLNGNISYILTHRAYIILTMIVVAFAAGVSTILFQTIANNRILTPSLMGLEALFVLLQTVFVFFEGDMPASWMLNLSKFFLESTLLVLFSVVLYRWLFSSVRFNINLVLMIGIILGTLFRSSATLLQRLMDPNEFSILQGRMFATFTRATPDLIFCALAIIVVVGVLLWRMRYSFDVMALGQANAINLGINYRKQTTYILLLISVLVAVSTALVGPLTFLGLIVANLAYHISGSSQHRFLMPVAFLLGTIALIGGQLVLEYGLKMTGTLSVVIEFVGGMFFIYLVLRRL
- a CDS encoding MFS transporter, which gives rise to MIKDYKRWIVLLLVSSMLFLIVVDVTVLYTALPRLTHDLNASASEKLWIMNAYPLIVAGLLPAAGMLTDRIGHKTLFISGLPLFALASLCAAFSPSATALIASRGFLAVGAAMSMPATLSIVRQVFSDPQERAIAIGIWSAVASGGAALGPLIGGILLNNFWWGSVFLINVPIVLFVLPFSFWLIPKFSGHGDHKIDYLSSVLILVGLISAIYALKEIGKPYTQWSEAMIATVIAVIFLTLFTLRQRKQTHPMIDFGLFKNRFFSIGILMAVLSMVIIVGIELLLSQRLQLVAGFTPLNAALVILPIPIGSVLASPLAGYFLVRLGEIRLIIAGFMLTLVGNLWLIAVYQTTSPMVLIGSLFLIGFGLGIIFTTASTSIMLSVADRQAGMAASIEDVAYELGSVIGVTFMGSLMSTVYTLKLMLPDSLTVDDAVYDSLDEALIVAEKLPNDVASLVISQANLAFENAFFVVLTATAIITAFSLVALPYCLRNKVRE
- a CDS encoding phosphoribosyltransferase — translated: MGLIIKEQCVIVKHDCSDWLITQPEGNPTIEYANDLKVYAVFKRQFLSGKQSHNRKQRFLGDNCPLIYALKGKNGLYTNISSIKKLNYSFEIICTKIMKLESQGYQLIISIPSAHNISYIIAKRLAKKFNALHLTNTLRKITVNNAFQLLDSANVNVKEAKSLEFKIKIQEKEVGNNGNFSLKGIPTKYRDIFPPFILNEHLSLSYKRIRILLVDDLMATGTTLITAREIIAQQYPNAVIHAICLFSSMKRQNQRLDNIKIKRYKDDTECA
- a CDS encoding AraC family transcriptional regulator — encoded protein: MRNVPLKSVDSLDRDVIALGTDYLPNTLLETHQHRRAQFLYPATGLIEVSTDDGEWVIPPSCGVWIPPETGHETRMLDVSTRSLYIEPSAAPRHSKQCEVVSVSPLFRQLLLEAVDVPAEYDKKGRDGLLMQLILCELAKAKPLPFFAPIPQDSKLAKLCRDFIRNPKIDSLPQQWADKLHKSERSFSRFFRQQTGMSFSQWRQQVCLLNSLTQILSGRGITEIAFDLGYNSAGSFSTMFKKQMGQSPSHFSMDALDIDRF